The following are encoded together in the Oreochromis aureus strain Israel breed Guangdong linkage group 18, ZZ_aureus, whole genome shotgun sequence genome:
- the LOC116319970 gene encoding phosducin-like, which yields MSATTQEEDEVPANHTGPKGVINDWRRFKLDSVDQTVPQNKRELLRQMSSPRDDDKERLNRKMSVQEYELIQDEDERCLKRYRKQCMQEMHERLSFGPKFESVHELESGEAFLEVIEKEHRLTLVVVHIYQHGVKGCEELNSCLDCLATEYPSVKFCRIDAVATGAAERFSSEVLPTLLVYKAGELLGNFLAVTKHFNEEFFATDVEAFLNEYGLLPEKEFEACAADEDEGGEVE from the exons ATGTCTGCCACTACTCAAGAAGAGGACGAAGTGCCCGCCAATCACACAG GTCCCAAAGGTGTCATTAATGACTGGCGAAGGTTTAAGTTGGACAGTGTGGATCAGACCGTCCCTCAGAACAAGAGAGAGCTGCTCAGACAAATGTCCAGTCCTCGAGATGATGACAAGGAGAGACTCAACAGAAAG ATGAGTGTTCAGGAGTATGAGTTGATCCAAGATGAGGATGAACGCTGCCTAAAACGCTACAGAAAACAGTGTATGCAGGAAATGCACGAGCGCCTGAGCTTTGGTCCCAAGTTTGAATCAGTCCATGAACTTGAGAGCGGAGAAGCATTCCTTGAAGTCATAGAGAAGGAACACCGGTTGACCCTGGTGGTGGTCCACATCTACCAGCATGGTGTCAAAG GCTGTGAAGAGCTGAACTCATGCCTGGACTGTTTGGCTACTGAATACCCCAGTGTTAAATTTTGTCGTATTGATGCCGTGGCCACTGGTGCTGCTGAACGCTTCTCCTCTGAG GTTCTTCCTACCCTGTTGGTGTACAAGGCTGGTGAGTTACTGGGTAACTTCCTGGCTGTGACCAAACACTTCAATGAAGAGTTCTTTGCAACGGATGTTGAGGCTTTTCTCAATGAATATGGCCTCTTACCCGAGAAGGAATTTGAAGCGTGTGCTGCTGATGAGGATGAGGGGGGGGAAGTGGAATAG